One part of the Musa acuminata AAA Group cultivar baxijiao chromosome BXJ1-5, Cavendish_Baxijiao_AAA, whole genome shotgun sequence genome encodes these proteins:
- the LOC135673768 gene encoding E3 ubiquitin-protein ligase WAV3-like — MGGWRRAFCTSATVVARTEAGEKKQQKQIMGSSSPRSCAKLSFFSGGGGRGGNSPSTPRLALCRTSSESPDSSKLQCDKLPSPATASVNTSRKNRSPALFRRKALSTPSSPRSPSGFALFKQLSRSRCRICTQSLRASREMPVFTAECSHAFHLSCIAAHVRSMHGSLACPVCFATLRRAQLPSALHHQQEDAVVEQVLAGESENRNNPNRRATSGGDRNAIKMGERQLGQNRLTAAAVKVYDDDEPLLIVSTTNKGGGVRFNPIPEAANEDEDERGNDEDDLERKNKFRGLLATRPSPRSHGGGVPRRPTTRSRAGGVQVSMMPQAALLSEGRRHRNYVVMLKVKAPRMRPANLLSPAGGRTPIDLVTVLDVGQGMTADKLQMLKSKMRLVVSSMGPADRLSVVAFSAVAGAKRLLPLRRMSRQGQRAARQIVERLVVVGGGAPSGEEIVADALRKATKVLEDRRERNPVATIMLLSDARQQQSQDQGKEDEHNYHHTPLCSPRDAGDGDIRPHPLPMMTSAGPATSYAHLAIPLHAPGFGDGAAGPSQQKQKEESSEDSFMKCLGGLASLVMRDVRLQLFLPSGKISAVYPCGGGGGGGGGGGCREEAPGEGSFVLHLGNLYAEEERELLVELRVPVSSSAASAPENSHHQLSVKCNYRDAAIQDVILDAEQILLLPPLLHSQAASSSSCSATSQWLRNLFVSTRALAESRRLADLSDYATAHHLLSSARSLLRQSACDAQDHGLIQNLEAELADLERRRLLRKQHQLPRHQEQQEESLSPSNRRRRRREPPAEVRGEQLTSTSAWRAAEQLAKVAIMRKSLNRVGDLHGFENARF; from the exons ATGGGAGGGTGGCGGAGAGCCTTCTGCACGTCGGCGACTGTGGTGGCCAGGACGGAAGCAGGAGAGAAGAAGCAGCAGAAGCAAATCATGGGCAGTTCGAGCCCCAGGAGTTGCGCCAAGCTGAGCTTCTTCTCCGGCGGCGGCGGACGAGGGGGGAACAGCCCCTCGACGCCGCGGCTGGCGCTGTGCCGGACTAGTTCCGAGTCTCCGGACAGCTCGAAGCTGCAATGCGACAAGCTCCCCAGTCCCGCCACCGCCAGCGTCAACACCAGCAGGAAGAACCGGAGTCCAGCTCTGTTTCGGCGGAAGGCTCTGTCTACCCCTTCTTCTCCAAGATCCCCATCCGGGTTCGCCCTCTTCAAGCAGCTCTCCCGG AGTAGGTGCCGGATATGTACGCAGAGCCTCAGGGCGAGCCGGGAGATGCCGGTCTTCACGGCGGAGTGTTCGCACGCCTTCCACCTTTCCTGCATCGCTGCCCACGTCAGGAGCATGCACGGCAGCCTCGCGTGCCCCGTCTGCTTCGCCACCTTGCGTCGAGCACAGTTGCCCTCCGCTCTCCACCACCAACAAGAGGATGCAGTCGTCGAACAGGTGCTGGCCGGAGAGAGCGAGAACCGGAACAACCCGAACAGAAGAGCTACTAGCGGCGGCGATAGGAATGCTATCAAAATGGGGGAACGGCAGCTGGGACAGAACAGACTGACTGCTGCTGCTGTTAAGGTCTACGACGACGACGAGCCGCTGCTCATCGTGTCCACGACCAACAAGGGCGGAGGTGTGCGGTTCAACCCAATTCCAGAAGCAGCAAACGAGGATGAAGATGAACGTGGGAACGATGAGGATGACTTGGAACGAAAGAACAAGTTCCGTGGGCTCCTCGCGACCCGTCCCTCTCCTAGAAGCCATGGCGGCGGAGTCCCACGTCGGCCGACAACGAGGTCCAGGGCGGGTGGCGTCCAGGTGAGCATGATGCCGCAGGCAGCTCTGCTCTCCGAAGGGCGGAGACACCGGAATTATGTGGTGATGCTCAAGGTGAAAGCGCCACGGATGCGGCCTGCGAATCTCCTCAGCCCAGCGGGCGGGCGCACCCCAATCGATCTGGTGACGGTGCTCGACGTAGGCCAAGGCATGACGGCCGACAAGCTCCAGATGCTGAAGAGCAAAATGCGGCTGGTGGTCTCGTCAATGGGCCCTGCGGATAGACTCTCCGTGGTGGCCTTCTCGGCGGTCGCAGGTGCCAAGAGGCTGCTCCCTCTTCGACGGATGTCGAGGCAGGGCCAGCGCGCTGCCCGCCAGATCGTGGAGAGGCTTGTCGTGGTGGGCGGCGGCGCCCCGTCAGGGGAAGAGATCGTGGCTGATGCGCTCAGGAAGGCCACCAAGGTTCTGGAAGACCGCAGGGAGCGCAACCCGGTGGCCACCATCATGCTCCTATCCGACGCCCGGCAGCAGCAGTCGCAGGACCAAGGAAAGGAGGACGAGCACAACTACCATCACACACCTCTTTGCTCACCACGGGATGCTGGTGATGGCGATATCCGGCCCCATCCCCTACCGATGATGACTTCTGCCGGCCCCGCCACTAGTTATGCACATCTGGCGATTCCCCTCCACGCTCCTGGGTTTGGTGATGGAGCAGCGGGGCCGTCGCAGCAGAAACAGAAGGAGGAATCCTCCGAAGACTCCTTCATGAAGTGCTTGGGCGGACTCGCGTCCTTGGTCATGCGGGACGTCCGCCTGCAACTTTTCCTCCCCTCCGGCAAGATCTCCGCCGTCTACCCatgcggcggcggtggtggtggtggcggcggcggcggctgcagAGAGGAGGCTCCCGGGGAAGGGAGCTTCGTTCTTCATCTGGGAAACCTctacgccgaggaggagagggagcTGCTGGTGGAGCTGCGAGTGCCAGTGTCGTCGTCGGCTGCTTCGGCACCGGAAAACAGCCACCATCAGCTGTCGGTGAAGTGTAACTACAGAGATGCAGCCATCCAAGACGTCATATTGGACGCGGAGCAGATCCTTCTATTGCCACCCCTCCTCCACAGCCAAGCAGCCTCGTCATCCTCCTGCTCCGCGACCTCCCAGTGGCTGCGGAATCTCTTCGTCTCCACCAGGGCGTTGGCCGAGTCGCGGCGCCTCGCGGACCTCTCAGACTACGCCACGGCCCACCACCTGCTCTCCTCCGCCCGCTCGCTGCTTCGGCAGTCCGCTTGCGACGCCCAGGACCACGGCCTCATCCAGAACCTGGAAGCAGAGCTCGCCGACCTCGAGCGCCGCCGTCTACTGAGGAAGCAGCACCAGCTCCCTCGTCATCAGGAGCAGCAGGAGGAGTCCCTCTCGCCATCCaataggaggcggcggcggcgagagCCTCCGGCGGAGGTGCGAGGGGAGCAGCTGACGTCCACTTCGGCATGGCGCGCCGCCGAGCAGCTGGCGAAGGTGGCCATCATGCGGAAGTCTCTGAACCGGGTCGGTGATCTGCATGGGTTCGAGAACGCCCGGTTCTGA